One stretch of Suricata suricatta isolate VVHF042 chromosome 13, meerkat_22Aug2017_6uvM2_HiC, whole genome shotgun sequence DNA includes these proteins:
- the LOC115276030 gene encoding olfactory receptor 1B1, translating to MGCTPNASHSPVFLLLGLSRARISPSLLFLLFLAIYLATIMGNVTLVLLISRDSRLHSPMYYLLRGLSVIDMGLSTVTLPQLLAHLVSNYPAIPAARCLAQFFFFYAFGVTDTLVISVMALDRYVAICDPLHYHSVMNRRLCARLLALSWIVSIAHTMLHVGLLLPLSWAGDARGNVNLPHFFCDHRPLLRASCSDTHSNELAIFLEGGFLMLGPCALIVLSYVRIGATILRLPSAAGRHRAVSTCGSHLTMVGFLYGTIIWVYFQPPSQNSREQDMVASVMYTAITPLANPFVYSLRNKDVKSALHRLLGWRKVDS from the coding sequence ATGGGCTGCACCCCTAATGCTTCACATTCTCCAGTCTTCTTGCTCCTTGGGCTCTCAAGAGCTAGAATCTCCCCaagtctccttttcctcctgttCCTGGCTATTTACCTGGCCACCATAATGGGGAATGTGACTCTAGTGCTGCTAATCTCCCGAGACTCCAGGCTCCACTCACCTATGTATTATCTGCTCCGTGGTCTCTCTGTGATAGACATGGGGCTGTCCACAGTCACTCTGCCCCAGTTGCTGGCCCACCTGGTATCTAATTACCCAGCCATTCCTGCTGCCCGCTGCTTGGCccagttctttttcttctatgcATTTGGAGTTACGGATACACTTGTTATTTCCGTCATGGCTCTGgatcgctatgtggccatctgtgaCCCCCTGCACTACCATTCAGTGATGAATCGTCGGCTCTGTGCCCGCTTACTAGCCTTGAGCTGGATTGTGTCCATAGCGCACACCATGCTGCATGTGGGACTTCTCTTGCCTCTATCCTGGGCTGGGGATGCCAGGGGCAATGTTAACCTTCCCCACTTCTTTTGTGACCACCGACCGCTTCTGCGAGCCTCTTGCTCTGACACACATTCCAATGAGCTGGCCATATTCCTGGAGGGTGGCTTCCTCATGCTGGGTCCCTGTGCCCTCATTGTACTCTCCTATGTTCGCATTGGGGCCACCATCCTACGTTTGCCCTCAGCTGCTGGTCGCCATCGTGCAGTCTCCACCTGCGGATCCCACCTCACCATGGTTGGCTTCCTCTATGGCACCATTATTTGGGTCTACTTCCAGCCCCCTTCCCAGAACTCTCGGGAACAGGACATGGTGGCTTCTGTGATGTACACTGCCATTACACCTTTGGCCAACCCTTTTGTGTACAGCCTCCGCAACAAGGATGTCAAGAGTGCACTTCACAGGCTGCTTGGATGGAGGAAAGTGGACTCCTGA
- the LOC115275848 gene encoding olfactory receptor 1361-like, which produces MATRNRTEVTEFFLLGLSSWTEMQPVIFGIVLAMYLVALMGNGLLVIVALSDPKLQTPMYFLLSQLSFIDMFLTTITVPQMLVHTLSVNRIISFNCCIIQLFFFMAVGSMEGHLLAAMAYDRYVAICDPLRYSAIISHRLCLRITLTSWVVVSLNSLLYSVLVTRLTFCGNQVTHFFCDITPLLKLSCTRPVVNEMLIFTEGVAVVVSPFFFILGSYARIGVAIARMHSVAALRKALSTCSSHILVVLLLYGSVIRMYLRPSSSYDLDQDCQIAIFYTVVTPMLNPLIYSLRNQEVKGALRRLFRKLSSQETSNLVPR; this is translated from the coding sequence ATGGCCACTAGGAACAGGACGGAAGTAACTGAATTTTTCTTACTGGGCCTGTCCAGCTGGACAGAGATGCAGCCAGTCATCTTTGGGATTGTTCTTGCCATGTACCTGGTGGCCCTTATGGGCAATGGCCTATTAGTAATTGTTGCCCTCTCAGACCCCAAACTTCAGACTCCAATGTATTTTCTGCTGAGTCAGCTTTCCTTTATTGACATGTTTCTGACAACTATCACTGTTCCCCAGATGTTGGTGCACACACTGTCTGTGAATAGAATCATCTCCTTTAATTGCTGCATAATCCAgctcttcttttttatggctgtgggCAGCATGGAAGGCCACTTGCTAGCcgccatggcctatgaccgctatgttgCCATCTGTGACCCATTAAGATACTCTGCCATCATCAGCCATCGCCTCTGTCTACGTATAACCTTGACCTCGTGGGTGGTCGTCAGCCTCAACAGTCTTCTTTATAGTGTGTTGGTCACCCGCTTAACCTTTTGTGGCAACCAGGTCACCCACTTCTTCTGTGATATCACACCCTTGCTAAAACTCTCCTGCACCCGGCCAGTGGTCAATGAAatgctaatatttactgagggtGTAGCTGTGGTGGTCAGCCCCTTCTTCTTCATCTTAGGTTCCTATGCCCGCATTGGTGTTGCCATAGCCCGCATGCACTCAGTTGCTGCCCTGCGCAAAGCCCTGTCCACATGTAGCTCCCACATTCTGGTTGTGCTGCTCCTTTATGGCTCTGTGATCCGCATGTATCTCCGGCCATCTTCCAGCTATGACTTGGACCAGGATTGCCAAATCGCCATCTTTTACACAGTAGTTACTCCCATGCTAAACCCACtgatctacagcctgaggaaccaGGAGGTTAAGGGAGCTCTGCGAAGGCTTTTCAGGAAACTCTCATCTCAGGAAACTTCCAACCTGGTTCCCAGGTAA